In Hydrogenoanaerobacterium saccharovorans, a single window of DNA contains:
- a CDS encoding sugar phosphate isomerase/epimerase family protein: MKKNRLVVNTLVYLNQLKAGVAQAQLLKPLCELGVENVEIRREFMKDFKTELLAIAEASLNYKIKLFYSVPSYLYENGKLMMNRLESFYAEAQIMGCRYVKLNIGDVSAVTNEDIKIISSLCEKYNITQSIENDQTPENGKSEKINWFLEETSKKGGKITLTFDTGNWIWTRESPKSAAKLLQKHVTYIHVKDVLQGTPPTATWLGEGDLCWESILKQLPSNVPVALEYPCDTCLDAEIQKLLAADI; the protein is encoded by the coding sequence GTGAAAAAAAACCGTTTAGTTGTAAATACATTGGTTTATTTAAACCAATTAAAGGCGGGCGTTGCACAAGCTCAACTGCTAAAGCCACTGTGTGAACTTGGTGTTGAAAACGTAGAAATACGGCGTGAGTTTATGAAAGATTTCAAAACCGAACTACTCGCTATAGCAGAAGCTTCTCTAAACTATAAAATTAAACTATTTTATTCCGTTCCATCTTATTTGTATGAAAACGGCAAATTGATGATGAACCGACTGGAAAGTTTTTATGCCGAGGCTCAAATCATGGGCTGCCGGTACGTTAAACTTAATATTGGTGATGTTAGTGCTGTTACAAACGAGGATATAAAAATTATTTCCTCCTTATGTGAAAAATACAACATTACGCAGAGCATTGAAAACGACCAAACCCCGGAGAACGGCAAAAGCGAAAAAATTAACTGGTTTTTAGAAGAGACCAGTAAGAAAGGTGGGAAAATCACTCTTACTTTTGATACCGGTAACTGGATATGGACAAGGGAAAGCCCTAAATCTGCTGCCAAGTTATTGCAAAAACATGTCACTTATATTCACGTAAAAGATGTACTGCAAGGTACACCGCCCACAGCAACTTGGCTTGGAGAAGGTGATCTTTGCTGGGAGAGTATTTTAAAACAGCTCCCATCTAATGTTCCCGTCGCATTGGAATATCCTTGCGATACCTGTCTGGATGCTGAAATTCAAAAGCTGTTAGCGGCAGATATTTAA
- a CDS encoding citrate transporter, with the protein MLDIIIGIILLLSFIGFTVYAVKGGNLMIGFLVMAIFWTALAIIGGQLTWADAQTKIFQGGPESWGATAVVVIFGSWFGQVLVKTGIAATIIRKTVELGGDKPFVTTILLCFVTGLIFTSTFGAGAVVAVGVIVLPILMSLGVPKPLAVSSYLMSVGSGMYVNLVLFKQMQGIFEGFQYDSNYLKFGFAAMAVQLIVIFVMVGVRLNKKALVHSWAASTGSIESTEAPWYSLITPVIPVILAIVFKWQPIPAFIVASFFALFVCGKIKSYKDCEKIVTKTFYDGVVDVASLLGFLFILPMFNKIAGPCSYFFQKILGGVIPTNALVLCILFAVVAPLGLFRGPLTIFGAGAAVLGILNGMGVYSAVLLFPLIYTPTITMNISCCPTQSWNLWAINYSKVSTKEFLTSGVLWGWIICAINSLLVYFMYGMH; encoded by the coding sequence ATGTTAGACATTATTATTGGTATTATTCTTTTGTTATCTTTTATTGGATTTACCGTATATGCGGTAAAAGGCGGCAACCTCATGATTGGTTTTTTAGTTATGGCAATTTTTTGGACGGCACTGGCAATTATAGGTGGCCAGCTTACTTGGGCGGATGCTCAAACCAAGATTTTTCAAGGCGGACCGGAAAGTTGGGGTGCTACCGCAGTTGTTGTAATTTTTGGTAGCTGGTTTGGACAAGTATTGGTTAAAACCGGTATTGCAGCTACCATTATTCGTAAAACGGTAGAGCTTGGCGGCGATAAACCATTTGTAACTACTATTTTGCTGTGCTTTGTTACAGGGCTTATTTTTACCAGCACATTCGGTGCAGGTGCAGTAGTGGCAGTTGGTGTTATTGTTCTTCCTATTTTAATGTCTTTGGGGGTACCTAAGCCTCTGGCTGTTTCTTCTTACCTAATGAGCGTTGGCTCTGGCATGTATGTAAACCTTGTACTATTTAAACAAATGCAGGGCATTTTCGAAGGCTTTCAATACGACAGCAATTATCTCAAATTTGGTTTTGCAGCAATGGCTGTTCAGTTGATTGTTATTTTTGTTATGGTTGGAGTACGTCTGAACAAAAAAGCACTTGTTCATTCCTGGGCAGCTTCTACAGGTAGCATCGAGAGTACCGAAGCACCGTGGTATTCGCTCATTACTCCTGTTATTCCTGTTATTTTAGCTATTGTGTTTAAATGGCAACCCATTCCTGCATTTATTGTTGCATCTTTCTTTGCCCTATTTGTTTGCGGTAAAATTAAATCTTACAAAGATTGCGAAAAAATTGTCACTAAAACCTTCTACGATGGTGTAGTTGACGTTGCATCCTTGCTGGGCTTTTTATTTATTTTGCCTATGTTTAATAAAATTGCAGGTCCTTGCTCTTATTTCTTCCAAAAAATTCTGGGTGGCGTCATTCCCACAAATGCGTTAGTCCTTTGCATTCTTTTTGCTGTTGTTGCACCTTTAGGGCTATTCCGCGGTCCATTAACCATATTTGGTGCAGGTGCGGCAGTACTTGGCATACTCAACGGTATGGGCGTTTACAGTGCTGTACTTCTATTCCCACTCATTTACACCCCTACTATTACAATGAACATTTCCTGCTGCCCAACACAATCTTGGAACCTATGGGCTATCAACTATTCAAAAGTAAGCACCAAAGAATTCTTAACTTCGGGCGTTCTTTGGGGATGGATTATCTGTGCAATTAACAGCTTGCTTGTATATTTTATGTACGGTATGCATTAA
- a CDS encoding hydantoinase/oxoprolinase family protein — protein MSNRAIRVGIDVGGTHTKAVAIDNLTHEIIGKASVMTTHDDEMGVSAGVIEAFKNCLDANNINPQDVIFIAHSTTQATNALLEGDVAEVGVMGIGKGGLEGLLAKKQTKLDDIDLGTGRKIKIHHTYLKQKELNNATVESAIKELTSQGTQVIVASKAFGVDNITEEQQVQKVAEKHNIPVSVASEISKLYGLTRRTRTAAINASILPKMLDTANSTEQSVRSAGIKVPLMIMRGDGGVMDISEMKKRPVLTMLSGPAASVVGALMYLRASNGVYFEVGGTSTNIGVIKNGRPAVDYSIVGGHPTYINSLDVRVLGIAGGSMVRAGKDGIKDVGPRSAHIAGMPYAVYTPEEEIIDPQVEFFSPKKGDPSDYVAIRLANGKRITITNSCAANVLGIVKPEDYSYGFVASARKAMQPLADYMGQTVEQVAEAILAKSYEKIKPVIETLAEKYKLEKDQISLVGVGGGAAALLPYTAKHMELSYNIPENAEVISSIGVALAMVRDVVERVIPNPSKQDIANLKKEACDLAIANGALPDSIEVQIEIDAQTSRITAIALGSTEVQTTDLLRACTEEDAKEIAAKSLGTTTNQVALSAKNNVFYVFSSTKQNGSNQIRIVDKKGFIKIQRGDGSAATCTVEQAYAVIEQMWEDLSVYKSDIKLTPDIYLCVGGKVLDFEGMMDLEQLKMVVDTEIGTREPDEEIILVGAKNDI, from the coding sequence ATGAGCAACAGAGCAATCAGAGTCGGTATAGACGTAGGTGGAACCCACACAAAAGCAGTCGCTATTGATAATCTCACTCATGAAATTATTGGCAAAGCTTCGGTTATGACTACCCATGATGATGAAATGGGTGTATCGGCAGGCGTAATTGAAGCCTTTAAAAATTGCCTTGATGCAAACAATATTAACCCTCAAGATGTTATTTTTATAGCACACAGTACAACGCAGGCAACCAATGCACTTCTTGAAGGAGATGTAGCAGAAGTTGGCGTCATGGGTATTGGCAAGGGCGGTTTAGAAGGGCTGCTTGCCAAAAAGCAAACAAAGCTGGATGATATTGACCTCGGAACAGGAAGAAAAATAAAAATACATCATACTTATCTAAAACAAAAAGAACTCAACAATGCCACAGTGGAAAGCGCTATTAAGGAACTTACCAGCCAAGGTACACAGGTTATTGTTGCAAGTAAAGCATTCGGTGTAGATAACATTACGGAAGAACAACAAGTACAAAAGGTTGCTGAAAAGCACAATATTCCTGTTTCCGTTGCATCTGAAATAAGCAAATTGTACGGTTTAACACGCCGCACAAGAACCGCCGCAATCAACGCCAGTATCTTGCCTAAAATGCTGGATACTGCCAACAGCACCGAGCAAAGTGTTCGCTCTGCCGGTATTAAAGTGCCGCTTATGATTATGCGCGGTGACGGCGGCGTTATGGATATATCAGAAATGAAAAAACGTCCGGTGCTTACAATGTTATCAGGCCCTGCTGCCAGTGTTGTGGGTGCGTTAATGTATTTGCGCGCTTCTAACGGTGTTTATTTTGAAGTAGGTGGAACCAGTACCAACATTGGTGTTATTAAAAACGGCCGTCCCGCAGTAGATTATTCCATTGTTGGCGGACATCCTACCTATATTAATTCTTTGGACGTACGTGTACTTGGTATTGCGGGCGGCAGTATGGTTCGTGCTGGAAAAGATGGCATTAAAGATGTGGGACCCCGCAGTGCCCATATTGCCGGTATGCCCTATGCGGTGTACACGCCAGAAGAAGAAATTATAGACCCACAGGTGGAATTTTTTAGCCCTAAAAAAGGTGATCCCTCCGATTATGTGGCTATTCGTTTAGCAAATGGCAAACGAATTACCATTACAAACAGCTGTGCTGCCAACGTGCTGGGTATTGTAAAACCAGAGGATTATTCCTACGGTTTTGTTGCTTCTGCGCGTAAAGCAATGCAGCCTTTAGCCGATTATATGGGACAAACCGTAGAACAAGTGGCAGAAGCAATCCTTGCCAAATCCTACGAAAAAATTAAACCGGTTATTGAAACACTGGCTGAAAAATATAAGTTGGAAAAAGACCAAATTTCGCTTGTAGGTGTAGGCGGGGGCGCTGCTGCTTTGCTACCCTATACTGCAAAACATATGGAACTTAGCTACAACATTCCCGAAAACGCAGAAGTTATTTCATCCATTGGCGTAGCACTTGCTATGGTGCGAGATGTGGTGGAACGTGTTATACCCAATCCCTCAAAACAGGATATTGCAAACCTGAAAAAAGAGGCTTGTGACCTTGCTATTGCCAACGGTGCATTGCCCGACAGCATTGAGGTGCAGATAGAAATTGATGCCCAAACCTCACGTATTACAGCCATTGCGCTGGGTTCTACCGAAGTTCAAACCACCGATTTGCTGCGTGCCTGCACCGAAGAGGATGCAAAAGAGATAGCAGCAAAATCTTTGGGTACAACCACCAATCAAGTAGCTCTTTCAGCCAAAAATAATGTATTTTATGTATTTTCCAGTACCAAGCAAAATGGTTCTAATCAAATTCGTATTGTAGATAAAAAAGGCTTCATCAAAATTCAGCGCGGTGATGGTTCTGCTGCAACCTGCACGGTAGAACAGGCTTACGCTGTTATTGAGCAAATGTGGGAGGATTTATCAGTTTACAAAAGTGATATTAAGCTTACACCTGATATTTACCTTTGTGTTGGTGGCAAGGTTTTAGATTTTGAAGGTATGATGGATTTGGAACAACTGAAAATGGTAGTAGATACAGAAATCGGTACCCGTGAACCGGATGAAGAGATTATCCTTGTGGGTGCTAAAAATGATATCTAA
- a CDS encoding sugar kinase, translated as MAEVILMGEPMAMFVADTVGPLHKVQHFSKSLAGAEVNVCIGLVRLGHTPSYVTKLGKEPMGEYIYHFLEREKIDTTFVSFDDIYRTGLQLKSKVTEGDPAIAYYRKGSAASQMSKEDIEKVDFSGIKHVHVTGIPPALSPSCREATYRLIERAKEAGIYISFDPNLRPMLWESKEKMIEVINDLASKCDMVLPGISEGLILCGSDNPVKIADFYQELGVAEVIIKLGSEGAYVRTPNESYVQKGFEVNKIVDTVGAGDGFAVGIISGRLEGLSLRDCVIRGNAIGSIQVEHVSDNEGLPNPEQLEARISTYKA; from the coding sequence ATGGCAGAAGTAATTCTTATGGGCGAGCCAATGGCTATGTTTGTAGCAGACACTGTTGGGCCTCTTCATAAAGTACAACACTTTTCAAAAAGTTTAGCAGGGGCTGAGGTAAACGTCTGCATCGGTTTAGTTCGTTTGGGTCATACTCCATCCTATGTTACAAAATTAGGCAAAGAGCCTATGGGGGAATATATCTACCACTTTTTAGAGCGTGAAAAAATAGATACCACCTTTGTTTCATTTGATGATATTTATCGTACAGGTTTGCAGTTAAAAAGTAAAGTAACCGAAGGTGACCCAGCCATTGCGTATTACCGCAAAGGTTCAGCTGCCTCTCAGATGTCAAAAGAAGACATTGAAAAAGTTGATTTTTCTGGGATAAAGCATGTTCATGTTACGGGAATACCACCAGCACTTTCACCTTCATGCCGTGAGGCAACCTATCGTTTGATTGAACGCGCCAAGGAAGCTGGAATTTATATCAGTTTCGACCCTAATCTTCGCCCCATGCTTTGGGAAAGCAAAGAAAAAATGATAGAAGTTATCAACGACTTGGCATCAAAGTGCGACATGGTACTCCCGGGTATATCAGAGGGGCTTATACTATGCGGCAGTGATAACCCTGTTAAAATTGCAGATTTTTATCAGGAACTTGGTGTTGCTGAGGTTATTATAAAATTGGGCAGTGAAGGCGCCTACGTACGTACTCCAAACGAAAGCTACGTACAAAAAGGTTTTGAAGTAAACAAAATTGTAGATACGGTTGGTGCAGGCGATGGTTTTGCAGTGGGCATAATCAGTGGGCGTCTCGAAGGTCTGTCATTGCGTGATTGTGTTATCCGTGGTAACGCCATTGGTTCCATTCAAGTGGAACATGTAAGTGATAACGAAGGTCTTCCAAATCCTGAACAGCTTGAAGCACGAATCTCTACTTATAAAGCATAA
- a CDS encoding orotidine 5'-phosphate decarboxylase / HUMPS family protein, producing the protein MKIQLSLDRVSIPEALKICSETADMVDIIEVGTSLIKDFGNASIEAIAKAYPHKTILADSKTIDEGAYEFCSAYGAGADILTVMGAASITTIAACYQVAQEQNKDIMIDLLEITGEKLQQLKQFQNAIFCLHLPADKAGAGLEEMIHDNLKQMQGVRRLAVAGGISLQTIGLIARSGFEIAVIGGAITKADDRKVAAQKFRFALKEG; encoded by the coding sequence ATGAAAATACAGTTATCACTGGACCGTGTGAGCATACCGGAAGCACTTAAAATTTGCAGTGAAACAGCCGATATGGTAGATATTATTGAAGTAGGTACTTCTTTAATTAAAGATTTTGGAAACGCTTCTATTGAAGCAATAGCCAAAGCTTACCCGCATAAAACTATTTTGGCAGACAGCAAAACTATAGATGAGGGTGCCTATGAATTTTGCAGTGCATATGGAGCAGGCGCAGATATTTTAACCGTGATGGGGGCAGCTTCCATCACCACAATTGCCGCCTGTTACCAAGTTGCGCAGGAACAAAACAAGGATATTATGATTGACTTGCTTGAAATAACGGGTGAAAAGCTGCAACAATTAAAGCAATTTCAAAATGCTATTTTTTGTTTGCATCTACCAGCTGATAAGGCAGGTGCCGGGTTGGAAGAAATGATACATGATAACCTAAAACAAATGCAAGGAGTGCGCCGATTGGCTGTAGCTGGCGGCATATCACTGCAAACCATAGGGCTAATTGCCCGCAGTGGATTTGAGATAGCGGTTATAGGTGGTGCAATTACCAAGGCAGATGACCGTAAAGTGGCTGCCCAAAAATTTCGCTTTGCACTGAAAGAAGGTTAA
- the hxlB gene encoding 6-phospho-3-hexuloisomerase → MQLIQTVLNEITGVLEQVDSQKLCEVAQCIQKPCRIFVDGEGRSGLMAKGFAMRLMHLGYQVYVVGETITPAVAKDDVFIAISGSGESAYVVSDTLKAQQKGCTVIAVTSKPQSTAAKAASVVLTVPGTVKGDSEDVRGSVQLLSSLFDQSLHITLDVLCLMLSERDHITNSTATQKHW, encoded by the coding sequence ATGCAACTGATTCAAACGGTATTAAACGAAATTACCGGTGTGTTAGAACAGGTTGATTCCCAAAAATTATGTGAGGTAGCACAGTGCATACAAAAGCCTTGCCGCATTTTTGTAGACGGCGAGGGTCGCAGTGGATTAATGGCAAAAGGTTTTGCTATGCGACTAATGCATTTGGGGTATCAGGTATACGTTGTAGGGGAAACCATTACTCCTGCCGTTGCAAAGGATGATGTATTTATTGCTATTTCAGGGTCAGGAGAAAGTGCCTATGTGGTATCAGATACTTTAAAGGCACAGCAAAAAGGCTGTACCGTTATTGCAGTAACCAGTAAGCCTCAATCTACAGCAGCAAAGGCAGCTTCGGTGGTGCTTACTGTGCCAGGAACGGTAAAGGGCGATAGCGAAGACGTTCGCGGCTCTGTTCAGCTGCTTAGTTCTTTATTCGACCAGTCGCTGCATATTACGCTGGATGTACTATGCTTAATGTTGAGTGAGCGCGACCATATAACTAACAGCACCGCTACACAAAAGCACTGGTAA
- a CDS encoding uroporphyrinogen decarboxylase family protein → MTHQQRILNTISRTNMDKFPVQFDFTPTALDRYAEYRHLSHSDSSMLEVMDNHIMFAYLNDGMGKLKTRAFKERYVYDEWQVRWDMAQEGTFFDTHPLEDIENYSTYVFPSSEDPELLDYANGIIKKYSDEYLVASYQALSMFERAYSLRGFENFLMDLACEPEFANELLDKITAYQVRVAQRYVQAGVNAGRIGDDYGSQRGLMMSPNMWREIIKPHIAQVISVYKQAGLPVIFHSCGDIHEIIPDFIEIGVDILHPLQPESINIEQVAEEFGDKIVFYGGISNQKVLPYGTPEDVKYSVKNLFDIFRRNGKGFILAPSNGIGSNVPPENIQAMLDAAEEYRYF, encoded by the coding sequence ATGACACATCAGCAAAGAATACTCAATACCATATCTCGCACCAATATGGATAAGTTTCCTGTTCAGTTTGATTTTACTCCTACCGCTTTAGACCGTTATGCCGAATATCGCCACCTGTCGCACTCCGATTCATCTATGCTTGAGGTAATGGATAACCACATTATGTTTGCTTACCTAAACGATGGTATGGGCAAGCTGAAAACTCGCGCTTTTAAAGAGCGTTATGTGTACGATGAATGGCAGGTAAGGTGGGATATGGCACAAGAGGGTACTTTTTTTGATACCCACCCTCTTGAAGATATTGAGAATTACAGTACCTATGTTTTCCCTTCTTCAGAAGACCCCGAACTGCTTGATTATGCAAATGGAATTATAAAAAAATACAGCGATGAATATTTGGTTGCGTCTTATCAGGCTTTGAGCATGTTTGAACGTGCCTATTCCTTGCGAGGATTTGAAAACTTTTTAATGGACCTCGCTTGTGAACCTGAATTTGCCAACGAACTGCTGGATAAAATTACTGCGTATCAGGTTCGTGTAGCACAGCGTTATGTGCAAGCAGGGGTGAATGCAGGTAGAATTGGTGATGATTATGGCAGCCAGCGTGGCTTGATGATGTCACCAAATATGTGGCGTGAAATCATCAAACCCCATATTGCACAGGTAATCTCTGTTTATAAGCAGGCAGGTTTACCAGTTATTTTTCATAGTTGCGGTGACATTCATGAGATTATTCCGGATTTTATTGAAATTGGTGTGGATATCTTGCACCCTCTGCAACCCGAAAGTATCAATATTGAGCAGGTTGCAGAAGAATTTGGTGATAAAATTGTGTTTTACGGCGGTATTTCCAACCAAAAGGTTCTGCCTTATGGTACTCCAGAAGACGTAAAATATAGTGTAAAAAATCTTTTTGATATTTTCCGCAGAAACGGCAAAGGCTTTATTCTTGCACCATCAAATGGAATAGGCTCAAATGTTCCTCCTGAAAATATTCAGGCTATGTTAGATGCTGCCGAAGAGTACCGCTATTTTTAA
- a CDS encoding class I SAM-dependent methyltransferase, translating into MGDESNDFHRNVVRPKVTELLDINKDDFILDVSCGNGNYSAFMTERGARVVAFDYSAKMIELAKKRRANFLDKIEFIVADATDEQQLMALQRNSQYTKAVCNMAIMDIIEIDTLFNCVNKLIVDDGIFVFSTQHPCFVTLTDKYLTSHAYYDTAIPNQPKEQCYYHRSFQDIFNTCFKHGFTIDGFYEEAYGEKETPDIIIVRSKKIRSIV; encoded by the coding sequence ATGGGTGATGAATCAAATGATTTTCACAGAAATGTAGTTCGTCCAAAAGTTACCGAGTTGCTTGACATAAATAAAGACGATTTCATATTAGATGTTTCTTGTGGAAATGGTAACTATTCAGCTTTTATGACAGAGCGTGGAGCAAGAGTTGTTGCTTTTGATTATAGCGCAAAGATGATAGAACTTGCTAAAAAACGACGGGCTAATTTTTTAGATAAAATAGAATTTATAGTTGCAGATGCTACAGATGAGCAGCAATTAATGGCTCTTCAAAGAAATTCACAATATACAAAAGCCGTTTGTAATATGGCTATAATGGATATTATAGAGATAGACACGCTTTTTAACTGTGTGAACAAACTCATTGTAGATGATGGCATTTTTGTTTTTTCTACTCAACACCCTTGCTTTGTTACATTGACCGATAAATATTTAACCTCTCACGCATATTACGATACTGCTATTCCAAATCAACCCAAAGAGCAATGCTATTATCACAGGTCATTTCAAGATATTTTTAACACCTGTTTCAAGCACGGATTTACCATAGATGGTTTTTACGAAGAAGCATACGGAGAAAAAGAAACTCCGGACATTATTATCGTAAGATCTAAAAAAATTAGATCGATTGTGTAA
- a CDS encoding DUF4417 domain-containing protein — MTEENYKYRTSPFLLRNQFDGSGKFKIPTIPKAELIDDDFKDLLLIGFDRTKLENNNHIDRMVHFFLYDYKFERVWKKPDSEIEKLRRYKAVLSPDFSMYLEMAPVMQLFNTFRNRWCGAYFVSKGIRVIPTVSWGNENTFHFCFEGIPKGSTVAVSTYTVSEHNNHQDQKEFFLKGCNEMLRRI; from the coding sequence ATGACAGAAGAAAATTACAAGTATCGTACAAGTCCATTTCTTTTGAGAAATCAATTTGATGGAAGTGGAAAGTTCAAAATTCCAACCATTCCAAAAGCAGAGCTCATAGACGACGATTTTAAAGATTTGCTACTGATTGGGTTTGACCGCACAAAACTAGAAAACAATAATCATATAGATAGAATGGTGCATTTTTTCTTGTATGATTATAAGTTTGAGCGTGTATGGAAAAAACCCGATTCGGAGATTGAGAAACTGAGGCGATACAAAGCGGTGTTATCTCCGGATTTTAGTATGTATCTTGAAATGGCACCGGTCATGCAATTATTCAACACGTTTCGCAACCGCTGGTGTGGTGCATACTTTGTCTCTAAAGGAATTAGAGTGATTCCTACCGTTAGCTGGGGGAATGAAAACACCTTTCATTTTTGCTTTGAGGGCATTCCAAAAGGTAGTACCGTTGCAGTATCTACGTACACGGTAAGCGAACATAACAATCATCAAGACCAGAAAGAATTCTTTTTAAAAGGCTGCAATGAGATGCTACGGCGCATTTAG
- a CDS encoding MATE family efflux transporter: MQIFVRDKSFYKTVLTLSLPIALQNLITTGVSMMDTVMIGALGEVQLSGSSLANQISFIFMIFNFGIASGTGVLTAQYWGKRDVTTIKYIMATMYRLSFIIGIFTMLISLVFPQQIMHIFSNEADVIAEGVKYLQIMSFTYLMYGITITSIGVLRTVGTVKISLVVYSISFFVNVFFNWVFIYGNLGAPRLEIRGAAIGTLIARVTEFTIIMIFMRVKEDKLHFRLKDLLHTQKERTAEFGRTATPVIINELLWASGTATLSIVLGKMGSVIVAANSICQVVVQFVSVFFQGVGNSAAVIIGNTIGQGEYDKAKERAKTFLAISVILGVFAGIIMLVLKPLAINFYNVSDATKQVAAQIMNVSAVIVLFQSVAMITIVGTLRGGGDVKFGLFIDIVFLWMIAIPLGFFTGLQLGLPIVAVYFCIKIDEVLKCGLCFYRVNSGKWLKDLTI, translated from the coding sequence GTGCAGATTTTTGTTAGAGATAAGTCTTTTTATAAAACCGTATTAACACTTTCGTTGCCGATAGCCTTACAGAACTTGATAACAACAGGCGTAAGCATGATGGATACTGTGATGATTGGAGCGTTGGGAGAGGTTCAGCTTTCCGGTTCGTCACTTGCCAACCAAATCTCATTTATATTTATGATTTTTAACTTTGGTATAGCCAGCGGTACCGGCGTGCTTACTGCTCAATATTGGGGCAAACGTGATGTTACTACTATTAAATACATTATGGCTACCATGTACCGGTTAAGTTTTATCATTGGTATTTTTACCATGCTGATTTCTTTAGTATTTCCTCAACAAATTATGCATATTTTTTCAAATGAAGCAGATGTTATAGCAGAAGGTGTAAAATATCTTCAAATAATGTCGTTTACTTATTTAATGTATGGCATAACAATTACAAGCATTGGTGTATTGCGTACTGTGGGTACGGTAAAAATTTCGCTTGTGGTTTACAGTATTTCTTTTTTTGTAAATGTGTTTTTTAACTGGGTGTTTATCTATGGTAATTTAGGCGCACCTCGGCTTGAAATTCGTGGTGCAGCAATTGGCACACTTATTGCGCGCGTCACCGAATTTACTATTATTATGATTTTTATGCGGGTGAAAGAAGACAAGCTGCACTTTCGGTTAAAAGACCTGCTGCATACTCAAAAAGAAAGAACAGCCGAATTTGGTAGAACGGCTACCCCGGTGATCATAAACGAGCTGCTTTGGGCATCGGGCACAGCAACACTCTCTATTGTATTGGGTAAGATGGGTTCGGTTATTGTTGCTGCAAACAGCATTTGCCAAGTGGTTGTACAGTTTGTATCTGTGTTTTTCCAAGGTGTTGGCAATTCGGCGGCAGTCATCATTGGCAACACCATAGGGCAGGGCGAATATGATAAAGCAAAAGAACGTGCAAAAACATTTTTGGCAATCAGTGTAATTTTAGGCGTTTTTGCAGGCATCATAATGTTAGTACTCAAACCTTTAGCTATTAACTTTTATAATGTATCTGACGCGACAAAACAGGTGGCTGCCCAAATTATGAATGTTTCTGCAGTTATTGTTCTATTTCAGTCTGTGGCAATGATTACGATAGTGGGCACGCTTCGTGGCGGCGGCGATGTTAAATTTGGCTTGTTTATCGATATTGTATTTCTTTGGATGATAGCGATTCCACTGGGCTTTTTTACCGGTTTGCAGCTTGGTTTGCCGATTGTTGCAGTGTACTTTTGTATTAAAATTGACGAGGTGCTTAAATGCGGGTTGTGCTTCTACCGAGTGAACAGCGGAAAATGGTTGAAAGATTTAACAATTTAG